The Brassica napus cultivar Da-Ae unplaced genomic scaffold, Da-Ae ScsIHWf_2718;HRSCAF=3482, whole genome shotgun sequence genome has a segment encoding these proteins:
- the LOC125602010 gene encoding V-type proton ATPase catalytic subunit A-like produces MPPFYAGKLTTFEDDEKESEYGYVRKVSGPVVVADGMAGAAMYELVRVGHDNLIGEIIRLEGDSATIQVYEETAGLTVNDPVLRTHKPLSVELGPGILGNIFDGIQRPLKTIAKRSGDVYIPRGVSVPALDKDCPWEFQPNDFVEGDTITGGDLYATVFENTLMTHRVALPPDAMGKITYIAPAGQYSLKDTVLELEFQGVKKSYTMLQSWPVRTPRPVASKLAADTPLLTGQRVLDALFPSVLGGTCAIPGAFGCGKTVISQALSKYSNSDAVVYVGCGERGNEMAEVLMDFPQLTMTLPDGREESVMKRTTLVANTSNMPVAAREASIYTGITIAEYFRDMGYNVSMMADSTSRWAEALREISGRLAEMPADSGYPAYLAARLASFYERAGKVKCLGGPERDGSVTIVGAVSPPGGDFSDPVTSATLSIVQVFWGLDKKLAQRKHFPSVNWLISYSKYSTALESFYEKFDPDFINIRTKAREVLQREDDLNEIVQLVGKDALAEGDKITLETAKLLREDYLAQNAFTPYDKFCPFYKSVWMMRNIIHFYNLANQAVERAAGMDGQKITYTLIKHRLGDLFYRLVSQKFEDPAEGEAALVAKFKKLYEDLTAGFRALEDETR; encoded by the exons ATGCCGCCGTTTTACGCAGGAAAGCTCACGACCTTCGAGGATGATGAGAAGGAGAGCGAGTATGGTTACGTTCGCAAG GTTTCAGGTCCGGTCGTTGTTGCTGATGGTATGGCTGGTGCTGCTATGTATGAGTTGGTGCGTGTTGGTCATGATAATTTGATTGGAGAGATCATTCGTCTTGAAGGAGATTCCGCCACCATTCAAG TTTACGAGGAAACAGCTGGACTGACTGTTAATGATCCTGTTCTTCGAACGCACAAG CCTCTTTCTGTGGAGCTTGGACCAGGAATATTGGGAAATATCTTCGATGGAATTCAG AGGCCTTTGAAGACTATTGCGAAGAGATCTGGTGATGTGTACATCCCTCGTGGTGTGTCTGTTCCAGCTCTTGACAAAGATTGTCCTTGGGAGTTCCAGCCGAATGATTTTG TTGAGGGAGACACAATAACTGGTGGTGACTTGTATGCT ACCGTCTTCGAGAACACCCTGATGACACACCGTGTTGCCCTTCCTCCTGATGCCATGGGGAAGATCACTTACATTGCTCCAGCTGGTCAATATTCCCTTAAG GATACAGTGCTAGAGCTTGAATTTCAGGGGGTTAAGAAATCGTACACAATGCTTCAG AGCTGGCCTGTACGTACGCCTAGGCCAGTTGCATCCAAACTTGCTGCCGATACTCCTCTACTTACGGGGCAG CGTGTGCTTGATGCCCTTTTCCCCTCCGTTCTTGGTGGAACCTGTGCCATTCCTGGTGCTTTTGGCTGTGGTAAAACTGTTATCAGTCAGGCACTTTCCAAG TACTCCAACTCCGATGCTGTTGTTTACGTTGGTTGTGGAGAGAGAGGAAATGAAATGGCTGAG GTGCTTATGGACTTCCCACAATTGACAATGACGTTGCCTGATGGTCGTGAGGAATCTGTCATGAAACGTACTACACTGGTTGCCAACACCTCTAACATGCCTGTGGCTGCTCGTGAAGCCTCAATTTACACAG GAATCACTATCGCTGAATATTTCAGAGATATGGGCTACAATGTTAGTATGATGGCAGACTCAACTTCCCGTTGGGCAGAAGCATTGAGAGAAATTTCAGGACGTCTG GCTGAAATGCCTGCCGACAGTGGATATCCTGCCTATCTAGCAGCACGTTTGGCATCCTTCTATGAACGTGCTGGTAAAGTGAAATGTCTCGGTGGACCAGAACGTGATGGAAGTGTCACAATTGTTGGTGCTGTTTCACCTCCTGGTGGAGACTTTTCAGATCCTGTGACTTCTGCAACCCTTAGTATTGTGCAG GTCTTCTGGGGTTTGGATAAAAAGCTTGCCCAGAGAAAGCATTTTCCTTCTGTTAATTGGCTGATTTCCTACTCAAAGTATTCCACG GCATTGGAATCTTTCTATGAGAAGTTCGATCCAGATTTCATCAACATCAGGACAAAGGCCAGAGAGGTGTTGCAGAGGGAAGATGATCTTAATGAAATTGTCCAG CTTGTGGGAAAAGATGCGCTAGCGGAAGGTGACAAAATCACCTTGGAAACAGCTAAGTTATTGAGGGAAGACTACCTTGCTCAAAACGCTTTCACACC ATATGACAAGTTCTGCCCTTTCTACAAGTCTGTGTGGATGATGCGTAACATTATCCATTTCTACAACCTAGCCAATCAG GCGGTTGAAAGAGCAGCTGGAATGGATGGTCAAAAGATTACTTACACTCTCATCAAGCATCGTTTGGGAGATCTTTTCTACCGTTTAGT GTCTCAGAAGTTCGAAGATCCAGCAGAAGGGGAGGCTGCGCTTGTGGCTAAATTCAAGAAACTGTACGAGGATCTCACTGCTGGATTCCGTGCCTTGGAGGATGAAACTCGGTAA